The genomic window ACAATTGGATGGAGCTAGAGCATCTATCGATGCCCTCAGTGAAGTGGTTGCCTCTGTAGGGGACAAAGCAGAAATTCTCGTTGATGGCGGCATTCGTCGCGGCACAGATATCCTCAAAGCCTTGGCTTTAGGAGCAAAAGCAGTATTGTTGGGACGCCCCGTATTGTGGGGATTAGCTGTTGGCGGAGAAGCTGGTGTTGGGCACGTACTCGAACTGTTGCAAGATGAATTGGATATAGCAATGGCCTTGAGCGGCTGTGCTAAATTACAGGACGTTGACCCCAGTTTGGTAGTGCGGTTGTAGAGAGGCGTAGCGCCAATACGTACACCACCCACTCGCGTCCCACTTCACCCTAAATAAGGAATTTGGAGCGAGAGAAGCTTTTGGTTTTAACTTTTGTGCTAAACTCTCATAAGACTATTGAATTCGGTGTAGTGTTTGTGGTTGGTATTGATAATGATATTGACAGGCTTCTCTCCGAATTTCAATTGTTACTTCTATCTGATTTCGGAGATTTTCCATGTCAATTTATGTAGGTAACCTATCCTACCAAGTTTCGCAAGAAGAACTGACCAAAGTTTTTGCCGACTACGGAACGGTCAAGCGGGTTCAAATACCCGTTGACCGCGAAACTGGTCGCTCTCGCGGTTTTGGTTTTGTGGAAATGGGATCGGATGCTGAAGAAGCAGCTGCTATTGAGGGTCTTGACGGTGCTGAGTGGATGGGTCGGGATCTAAAAGTTAATAAGGCTAAGCCTCGCGAAGACACAAAACCTGCTGGCGGTGGCTGGGGCGGTAACAGTCGGGGTTCTAGAGAACGCTACTAATTAACTTAAGTTGCTAGTAATAGGTAATGGGTACGTTGTTGCGCTAAAGCGCTTTAGCGCAATAACGTACCTAGTAACTACTAAGTTCCTTAATCATATAACTACAGGACTTACGCAAAAACCTTGATTTTGCCCCCCCGATCCCCCAAATCTGGGGGGAGAAAAGCGTAAGTCCTAAACTAGCAACTTGCGTTAATTATACTCAGCACGGTCTGTGACCGTGCTTTTTTTATCCCTGTAGGGGCTTTCGCATTCCGTCAAAGATCTTTGGGTTCAACCAACAAATTATTCACGGAATGCTTCGCCCATTTATGCCCGTGCGAAGTATATTTAGATTTCAGATTGCACATTTCAGGCTAAAAATCTGACTCTTTCGGAATTGTTATGCTTTTGTTAAAAAAAATAACATTTTTATTCTCCTGCTCCTCTGCACAAGCGCTCCCCTGCACAAGCGCTCAAATAGCATAGTAAATACGGAAGAGCGGTTATTATACCATATAATGACAAAATTAGACACCTTATAGCCTCAATTCATCCTAGACGTTGATGAGCATCCTAATTTAGGAATTTTTTTTGTGAACAAGTGTAAAGAAATATGAGTTTTCCATTATCCTTTGATTAAGAAAGACATATTTTATTGTCCACACTTGAGATACTGGTAAAAAAGCCAATGCAGCAGCATATTTTTGTAAAACGACTTTTGGCATCCATTGCAGCCTTTTTCCTGGCGGCGACTCTTTGGGCTCAAGCGCCCGCAGCCCTAGCATACGACAACCCAGAGTTACTGCCTGAGATCCAGACCCCAATCATCGACCTAGCCAAATCCCTGACCGATATTCAGAAAGAAGCGCTTGCTGAAGATTTAGAGAAATTCGAGGCGCAAACAGGCTGGAAGCTGAGAGTTTTGACCCAATACGATCGCACACCCGGTCGAGCCGTCAAAAACTATTGGGGACTAGATGACAAAAGCGTCCTACTCATTGCCGATTCGCGGGGCGGCAACATCCTAAACTTCAGTGTCGGGGACGATCTGTATCAGTTTTTACCTCGTACCTTCTGGATTGAGTTGCAAACTCGGTTCGGCAATATGTTCTTTGTGCGCGAAGAAGGCGAAGACCAATCAATTATTCAATCTTTAGAATCCATCAAAACCTGTTTGTTAAGGGGCGGTTGCAATGTAGTGCCGGGACTGCCGCAAGAACAGTGGATTCTTACCTTAGTTAGCTCGATTGTCGGTGGAGTAATTGCTGGATTCGCCGCTCAACCACGCAAACCAGGACAAATAGTGGCTTGGCAATGGGCTTTAATTTTCTCGCCCTTATGGGGAATACTGTTTATTTCCTTCGGCATTGGCCCAGTTGTCACCCGAACTTCCGAGTGGTTGCCTTTATTTCGGAATGTGGCAGGCTTTATGATTGGTGCCTTGGTTGCCTACCTCTCGCCAATGTTAGCCTCTAGTTCTGAAGGTTCCAGTCGCTAACTACCAAATATCGCCGGTGAAAGCTTGTTAGTTCGAGTATCGCTCATGGCAAAAATGCCATTTTTTTCTGCTAGAGAGTGATAATCCTTCGATGAAGGGTATCGTATGGGTAGGAATGGATAGGGTGGTCAGGACTGGCCATGTCGATGCCCGAACAATAGCTGCCGGAGAAAAGTCATGGAATGGCACGTCACAGATGCCCAAAGTTTGGCAATAATCGATCGCGAAATCGGCGATCATGTTTTTTCACCAGCGGAATACGAGATTGTCCGTCGAGTAATTTACGCAACAGCCGATTTTGAATACAAATCCTTAATTCGTTTTTCAGAACGAGCCTTGCAAGCAGGAGCCGCAGCGTTAGCGGCTCGCACCACCATTGTCGTCGATGTGCCAATGGTGCAAGTTGGCATCACACCGAGTATCCAAACCACCTTTGCCAACCCCGTGTACTGTAGCATGGACGCCCTGACACGACCCCAAAGGGAAAAAACTCGTGCTGCGTGGGGAATTGAAACTTTAGCCAGACGCTACCCAGAGGGGATCTTTGTGGTGGGCCATGCCCAGACGGCTCTCACTGTACTGGTAGAATTAATTGAGGCAGAAGAAATTAGACCCGCTCTCGTGATTGGCACCCCTGCTGGTTTTGTCGATGCGGATGTTGCCAAAGAGCGACTGCAAGAGTCGCTGATTCCCCACATTCGCACAGAAGGTCGCAAGGGTAGTGCAGTGGTAGCGGCTGCAATTGTCAACGGACTGGTGGATTTGGCGTGGCAAGCTTACGGGCAAGAGGGGGCGGTAGGGGTTTAGAAAAGGTTAGAATCGAGAAAGAATTATCTAAAAATAAGCCTTAGTAAAAATCGGGGGTCTGGGTGAGCCAGTTATCCAGAGAGGAGATTTTTCGAGAGATTGATCAAATCGTCCAAAATTTCGGCATTTATGACTGAAATTTATGAAGCTTTGTCAAAAATTAAAAGCAGACCGGGAATGTATATTGGTAAGCCTTACATTAGTATTTTGCGGCATTTTTTAGTCGGCTATCAATTTGCTCGTAGCGAATTAGGAATTGAATTAACTGAAGAAGAAGCGGATTTTTACGAACATTTCCATGATTGGATACAGCGACGGTTTAACGTGCGGACTAATAATTCTTGGGCTAATATTATTTTGCTATTTACTCGCGATGAAAAGGATGCTTTCGAGCAATTTTTTAAGTTGTTAGATGAGTTTAAGCAGCGAGATAAGAGTTTGGATGGGAATGGGGATAAAGCGGGGAAAAGTTATATGGTGGTTAATGGTAAAAGATCAAAAGGGGCATGATGCAAGAACTCCTCACCAGCAGGACAAGACTGATATGAGTCAGAACTACAGAATTTATCTTGATGCCTGCTGCCTTAATCGTCCTTTCGACGATCACACCCAGCCTCGTATTGCATTAGAAACCCAAGCAATTCTTACCATCTTAAGACAATGCCAGTCAGGACAATGGAAACTCATCACCAGCACGGCGTTAGATGTAGAACTAGACCAAACCCCTGATTTAGAGCGGCTTAAGAACGTGAAAGCAATTCTGATGAGCGCTAAAATCAAAGTTATCAGTAGCCAATTTATCGAGGAGCGATCGGTAGAACTTCAAAAACTCGGATTTTCTGGCTACGATGCAACTCATATCGCTAGTGCTGAACGAAGCCGCGCCGATATATTTTTATCTACCGATGACAGGCTACTTAGAAAAGCTCAAAGAAATATGCAAGCCATCAATGTAGCCGTTGACAATCCAGTGCAATGGCTGATGAAATCCACACAAGTTGAGGACGATGATAATGACTAAAACCCAACAGGAAATTGTTCGACAAGGGTATCAAGCATTAGTCGATGCTTTAGGTGTTGTTGATACAATTCTGTTTATTCAGCACTTCAGCCCTGGTCAAGGAAACTATACCCAGGAACGCCATCAAAGGCTAGAGCTAACTTCCTTACAAGATATTCTGACATTAATGAGGCAGCGTCGAGAAGACGATCCAGATCGGTACGATGAAATTATTGAATAGCGATCGAGTTTCTGCTAAAATTAATTGAAACATTTATAATGATAAAATAATATACCTCACTGCCGGGAATTGACTATGGTTATTGCGGTACAATTCCAGACCTATACCGTAGAAGAGTTTCTTAACCTAGACCTACCTGAAGGACAGGAATACGAACTTATCGACGGAAGGATCTCTCCTATGGCTGAACCTTCAGGGGAACACGAAAATCTGCGTTCCGAACTGATGGTAGAATTGCGAATGGAAAGCAGACGCCGCCAACTCGGACTGCTGGTGCATCCAAAACCCGTACTGCAACGCCGGGCAAAAAGATACTCGCAAACCGGACTTGATTGCAATTAATCGTGATGCTTGGAATCGCCAGACTCAATCAGAAGCGGTATTGAAAGAAGCACCTAGCATTGTAATTGAAATTGTCAGCACGAATTGGGAAGAAGACTATCGGAATAAACCGTTGTGGTATGCTGCTTTTTGGGTAAGTGAGTTGTGGATTGTTGACCCGTTGTTTACTGTTGAGCGTTATCCTAACCGCAAGAATCCGAAAATTGAAGAACCTACGATTTCGATCGGACAGTTGGTGAATTCGCGTAGTATTTTAGTGGAAAGGGAATATGAGTTTCAGAGTTTTATAGGGAAACAGAGGATTGAGTCGCGGTTTTTCCCAGATTTAGAGATTACTGTTGAGGAGATTATTGGTTATGGTCAGGGGATTTGATATTGTTTTGTATGGATAGCGATCGCACTTGGTTTTGGGATGTGCGATCGATTACAATCTAAATTTTAAGAATTGCGTAGTTTAAATAAAACTTGTGAATCTCTGTTGCTTATTGCTTCGCTCTTGAGCAGACTACCTTAAATTTTGGTACTGTCTAAAATATTATCAGTGTCTATATAGCAGGTTTCAGTTGCATGAATTACACCCCAGAAACCCGGTTTCGCAGAAGTTACCGGGTTTCTCTGTACCTCACGCACTTGAAAAGGGCTTTAATCGGAGGGGAAAATGACAAGCAATGCAGAAAATAACTTTAGAAAAGTATTGCAAAACTTTTCAACAGAAGTAAATAATAAATTTACACTCCAATCGATTTCTTTCAATCCTGAAGACCAACTCAAAGCACCGATGGAAAATTTGCTTAAACGCAGTGGAGAGCTACTTAATTTAAAAGTAAATGTCGTTACAGAAGTTAGAGAAAAGGCACTTTCAGGAAGACCTGATGTAGGAGTTGCAGTTAGTTCTCTCTTAGCTGGATACATTGAACTAAAAGCACCAGGAAAAGGAGCAGATCCCAGCAAATTCAAAGGAGATAATAAACAGCAATGGGAAAAATTTAAGAACTTATCAAATCTGATTTACACCGATCGAAATCAATGGGCTCTTTACCGAACGGGTGAGAGAGTAGGAAAAATTATCAAGCTTTCTGGTGATATTACCTCTGATGGTGAAGATGCTGTTAACGATCGAAATTCTCAGGCTTTGCTGACACTTTTGCGAGATTTTTTACAATGGAAACCAATTGTACCTTCTACACCAAAAGCTCTCGCTGAAATGCTGGCTCCTATTTGTCGCTTATTACGGACAGATGTGTTAGCTGCACTGGAAGATCCCGAATCTAATCTTAGCACTTTGGCAAAAGATTGGCGGATTTATCTTTTCCCTGATGCTGACAACAAGCAATTTGCAGATGCTTATGCTCAGACATTAACCTATGCGCTTTTACTAGCGCGATTTTCTGGTGCGGAAGATCTGTCATTACCACAAGCAGTAAAAACAATCAGAACAGGACACAGCTTACTTGCTGATGCTTTGAAAATCCTTGGTGATGAAGCAGCACGCGAACAAATTGAGGTATCACTAAATCTATTAGAACGAGTTATTGCTGCCATTGACATCACTGCACTAGCTCAAAAAGGCAATGACGATCCTTGGCTATATTTCTATGAAGATTTCTTGGCACAATATGACCCGAAAATGCGAAAAGAGAGGGGTGTTTACTACACTCCAGTACCCGTTATTCAAACACAGGTTAGATTGGTGGCAGAGTTACTAGCAAAACACTTTGATGCAGAGTATTCATTCATCGATCCAAAGGTTGTAACTCTAGATCCCGCTTGCGGAACAGGCACTTATATTTTAACAGCCCTTAAACATGGTTTCGATCGAATTACCGAAGATCGAGGAGCAGGAATGCGAGTTTCTGCTGCTACCACAGCGGCGGCAAATATCCATGCTTTTGAAATTCTAGTAGGCCCTTATGCAGTTGCTCATCTTCGCTTAACTCAGCAAATTTTGAGCGAAGGAGGAACTTTACCAAAAGATGGTGTTCATGTATATCTTACTGATACGCTGGAATCTCCTTATGCTGCTGTACCTGGACATTTACCGTTATCTCTCAAACCGTTAGGAGAAGAATACAAACGCGCCCAAAAGATTAAGCAAGATACACCCGTTCTCGTTTGTATCGGTAATCCACCTTACGATCGTCAACAGATTCAAGAAGACGATCGAGAAGTTGAAAAACGAAAAGGCGGATGGGTTCGATTTGGAGATAACAGACAGGAAATTGATCAAAATCAACAGATGATTGCTAAGGCTATTCTGCAAGATTTTATTGAACCGCTACGACAGACAGGGCAACTCGTTCATGCTAAGAATTTATATAACGACTATGTTTATTTTTGGCGATGGGCGCTATGGAAAGTTTTTGAGTCAAATCAAGAAAATCGTCCAGGTATTATTAGCTTTATCACGGCTTCTTCTTATCTGCGTGGGCCTGGTTTTGCCGGAATGAGACAGGTGATGCGTCAAACTTTTGATGAACTTTGGATTATCGATTTGGAGGGAGATAATCTTGGCGCTAGAAAAACAGATAACGTATTTGCTATTCAAACTCCAGTTGCGATTGCTATAGGTGTTCGCTATGAAAAACCTCAACCTGAAGTGCCAGCGAAAGTTCATTTTACGCGAGTTGATGGCACAGAAGCAGAAAAACTGGCAACTCTTGCTAGTATCAACTATTTCAAAGATTTGGAATGGAAAAATTGCCCCACAGGTTGGACAGATTTCTTTTTACCCATAAGCGATATTGACTATTGGAATTGGGCAAGATTGACTGATTTATTTCCTTGGCAAGAAAACGGAGTTCAATTTAAACGGAAATGGCCGATCGGTGAAAATATAAATGTTCTGAAGGAACGATGGAAAACACTTATTTTTAGTCGTAATTCAGGGGAAACTCAAAAGAAGCTATTTAAAGAAACTGATGCCAGAAAAATTAGTAAGCAATATTCATCCCTTGAGGATAAAGGAAATTTATTAGCCCCGATTGTTAACCTATCTTCAGATAGATTACCCATCCAACCCATTCGCTATGCCTATCGCAGCTTCGATCGACAATGGACTTTACTGGATAATAGACTTTGCGATCGTCCTCGACCAAATTTATTAAGATCTAAAGGCGATCGACAAATTTACATGATAAGCTTACTCACTGAAATTCTTGGTGAAGGTTCCTCAGCAGTTGTCACCGAATTAGTCCCTGATTTACATTACTTTCGTGGCTCTTTTGGAGGTAAACACATTATTCCCCTCTGGCGAGACGCTACAGGAACTCAACCTAACATCACTCATGGAGTTTTGGCAACCTTATGTGCAAACTTAAAATGCCAAATTTCACCAGAAGATTTCTTTGCTTACTGTTATGCGATTCTTGCTACTCCAAGATATGTGAAAGAATTCTGGAATGAACTAGAAACACCAGGCGCACGAATTCCTATTACAAAAAACTCTAATTTATTTGAGCAGGTAGTTACTATTGGTCGTCAACTTATTTGGTTACATACATACGGCGAACGCTTTGTTCCTAATGGTATGAAACCAGGTAAAATTCCGCCAGGAAATGCTCGTTGCAAGGTGGGAACTCCGACAACAGAAACCGACTATCCAACAGAGTTTTCTTATGATGTCGGTACGCAAGAACTGCGAGTTGGTAAAGGTGTATTTGAACGGGTTCGTCAAGAAGTCTATAATTTCAGTATTTCAGGTTTAGAAGTTGTAAAATCTTGGCTTTCCTATCGCATGAAAGATGGTGCTGGTAAAAAATCTTCACCTCTCGATGATATTCGTCCGCAAATCTGGGAATTCGATAATGAACTTCTCGATCTGCTGTGGGTGCTTGATGCAACTGTTGATATTTTTCCTCCGTTATCTTCTTTGTTTGAGGAAGTTCTGAAGAGTAACTTGTTTGTTTCCTCTGAGTTTCCACAACCAACAGAAGCAGAAAGAGTTAGTTTGGCAGAAGTTGAGTCAGATTTACCACTTTTCAATATGGAGAAATACGAATAATACGAAGAATGAAAATTAATAGCTGCTCGGATCGCATTTATCAATTACTCCCCATGAGATCGCCCACTAATAACCTAATTTGCAGCATTAGCTAGGAACCTAGTCAATGTGAGGAAGTTGCTCAGGGAACCAATTTAAATCAAGTAATTGGTCAAGTGTGTAAGGGCATTCTGTAGGGAAGTTAGCAGAGTTTCCAGT from Argonema galeatum A003/A1 includes these protein-coding regions:
- a CDS encoding RNA recognition motif domain-containing protein, encoding MSIYVGNLSYQVSQEELTKVFADYGTVKRVQIPVDRETGRSRGFGFVEMGSDAEEAAAIEGLDGAEWMGRDLKVNKAKPREDTKPAGGGWGGNSRGSRERY
- a CDS encoding TPM domain-containing protein, whose translation is MQQHIFVKRLLASIAAFFLAATLWAQAPAALAYDNPELLPEIQTPIIDLAKSLTDIQKEALAEDLEKFEAQTGWKLRVLTQYDRTPGRAVKNYWGLDDKSVLLIADSRGGNILNFSVGDDLYQFLPRTFWIELQTRFGNMFFVREEGEDQSIIQSLESIKTCLLRGGCNVVPGLPQEQWILTLVSSIVGGVIAGFAAQPRKPGQIVAWQWALIFSPLWGILFISFGIGPVVTRTSEWLPLFRNVAGFMIGALVAYLSPMLASSSEGSSR
- a CDS encoding precorrin-8X methylmutase codes for the protein MEWHVTDAQSLAIIDREIGDHVFSPAEYEIVRRVIYATADFEYKSLIRFSERALQAGAAALAARTTIVVDVPMVQVGITPSIQTTFANPVYCSMDALTRPQREKTRAAWGIETLARRYPEGIFVVGHAQTALTVLVELIEAEEIRPALVIGTPAGFVDADVAKERLQESLIPHIRTEGRKGSAVVAAAIVNGLVDLAWQAYGQEGAVGV
- a CDS encoding PIN domain-containing protein, encoding MSQNYRIYLDACCLNRPFDDHTQPRIALETQAILTILRQCQSGQWKLITSTALDVELDQTPDLERLKNVKAILMSAKIKVISSQFIEERSVELQKLGFSGYDATHIASAERSRADIFLSTDDRLLRKAQRNMQAINVAVDNPVQWLMKSTQVEDDDND
- a CDS encoding Uma2 family endonuclease; the protein is MVIAVQFQTYTVEEFLNLDLPEGQEYELIDGRISPMAEPSGEHENLRSELMVELRMESRRRQLGLLVHPKPVLQRRAKRYSQTGLDCN
- a CDS encoding Uma2 family endonuclease, which produces MIAINRDAWNRQTQSEAVLKEAPSIVIEIVSTNWEEDYRNKPLWYAAFWVSELWIVDPLFTVERYPNRKNPKIEEPTISIGQLVNSRSILVEREYEFQSFIGKQRIESRFFPDLEITVEEIIGYGQGI
- a CDS encoding type ISP restriction/modification enzyme, yielding MTSNAENNFRKVLQNFSTEVNNKFTLQSISFNPEDQLKAPMENLLKRSGELLNLKVNVVTEVREKALSGRPDVGVAVSSLLAGYIELKAPGKGADPSKFKGDNKQQWEKFKNLSNLIYTDRNQWALYRTGERVGKIIKLSGDITSDGEDAVNDRNSQALLTLLRDFLQWKPIVPSTPKALAEMLAPICRLLRTDVLAALEDPESNLSTLAKDWRIYLFPDADNKQFADAYAQTLTYALLLARFSGAEDLSLPQAVKTIRTGHSLLADALKILGDEAAREQIEVSLNLLERVIAAIDITALAQKGNDDPWLYFYEDFLAQYDPKMRKERGVYYTPVPVIQTQVRLVAELLAKHFDAEYSFIDPKVVTLDPACGTGTYILTALKHGFDRITEDRGAGMRVSAATTAAANIHAFEILVGPYAVAHLRLTQQILSEGGTLPKDGVHVYLTDTLESPYAAVPGHLPLSLKPLGEEYKRAQKIKQDTPVLVCIGNPPYDRQQIQEDDREVEKRKGGWVRFGDNRQEIDQNQQMIAKAILQDFIEPLRQTGQLVHAKNLYNDYVYFWRWALWKVFESNQENRPGIISFITASSYLRGPGFAGMRQVMRQTFDELWIIDLEGDNLGARKTDNVFAIQTPVAIAIGVRYEKPQPEVPAKVHFTRVDGTEAEKLATLASINYFKDLEWKNCPTGWTDFFLPISDIDYWNWARLTDLFPWQENGVQFKRKWPIGENINVLKERWKTLIFSRNSGETQKKLFKETDARKISKQYSSLEDKGNLLAPIVNLSSDRLPIQPIRYAYRSFDRQWTLLDNRLCDRPRPNLLRSKGDRQIYMISLLTEILGEGSSAVVTELVPDLHYFRGSFGGKHIIPLWRDATGTQPNITHGVLATLCANLKCQISPEDFFAYCYAILATPRYVKEFWNELETPGARIPITKNSNLFEQVVTIGRQLIWLHTYGERFVPNGMKPGKIPPGNARCKVGTPTTETDYPTEFSYDVGTQELRVGKGVFERVRQEVYNFSISGLEVVKSWLSYRMKDGAGKKSSPLDDIRPQIWEFDNELLDLLWVLDATVDIFPPLSSLFEEVLKSNLFVSSEFPQPTEAERVSLAEVESDLPLFNMEKYE